The DNA region AGCGCGTCCCGCGCACCGTCGACAACTTCGTCGGCCTCGCGACCGGTCAGAAGGAGTGGACCGACCCCGAGACGGGCGAGACGAAGGATGGCGAACCGCTCTATCAGGACGTGCTGTTCCACCGTATCATCGAGGGCTTCATGATTCAGGGTGGCGACCCGACCGGAACCGGCCGCGGCGGGCCCGGCTACCAGTTCGACGACGAGTTCCACGACGAACTCGGCCACGACGGCCCCGGCGTCCTCTCGATGGCGAACTCCGGTCCGAACACCAACGGCTCGCAGTTCTTCATCACCCTCGACGCCCAACCGCACCTCGACGGCCGCCACTCGGTGTTCGGCAAGGTCATCGACGGGATGGACGTCGTCCGCGAGATCGGCTCGGTGCCGACCGGCCGCAACGACAAACCGACCGAGGACGTCGTTCTCGAATCGGTCGCCATCTACCGATAATCGAGGTCCGTCCTCGCCAGTCGCGTACTTCTCACACTTTTCCAGTAATCGCAGCAGTATGGTTGCGCGTCTACATAAATCGTCGTGGAAATTCTTATATACGAGAGTGCCAGATATTCACACGCACAGATGTTCGAACGATTCTCCAGCGGTTACTACCTCGGTGAACTGTACGTCGAACCGCACGACTGCGACCGCCCCGCGATTCACCGAGCAGACCACGAGCGGATGAACGAGCAACTGTACCTCACCGGCGAGGGAATCGAACGACTCGACGCGCCGCTCGTGATGAAACTCCACACGACGCACTTCCCCGTCCTCGGCGACGACGACGTGCCGACGGGCACGCTCGCGCTCCCCGAATCGATGGCGACCGACGACCTGCCGGACTCCTGTGAGGTGTTCCTCGCGACCGCAGACCGCGCCTCCGAACTGCTCCGGTACGCCGGCTACGAGGCCCCGACCGGCACCTGAGTCGCTCGTCGTCCCGGTACGACACTCCACTCGCCGTCGACCCCCGCAGTTGAAGTCCCCGGACTTCACCTCTCGGGGTATGCTCGACGAGTTGCTCGGCCGCGCCGAGTTGAAGCGGCGCATCGAGGATCTGGAGGAGGAGAACCACCACCTCGAACGCCGCGCCGCCGCCGAGGAGGAGCGCAGAGCCGACGCCGTCACCGCCAGACAGGAGGCCGAAGAGCGCGTCAACCGCCTCGAAGACCGCATCGCCGAACTCGACGACCGTGTCGACAG from Haloprofundus halobius includes:
- a CDS encoding DUF5802 family protein, giving the protein MFERFSSGYYLGELYVEPHDCDRPAIHRADHERMNEQLYLTGEGIERLDAPLVMKLHTTHFPVLGDDDVPTGTLALPESMATDDLPDSCEVFLATADRASELLRYAGYEAPTGT
- a CDS encoding peptidylprolyl isomerase, which gives rise to MAEQENPDNPTAVLKTNHGDITVELFEERVPRTVDNFVGLATGQKEWTDPETGETKDGEPLYQDVLFHRIIEGFMIQGGDPTGTGRGGPGYQFDDEFHDELGHDGPGVLSMANSGPNTNGSQFFITLDAQPHLDGRHSVFGKVIDGMDVVREIGSVPTGRNDKPTEDVVLESVAIYR